The nucleotide window atgccatttgaagatgatggatgttATGTTGCTCCGGGGAACGATCAAAGATTTGGAGGTTTTTTCGTTACCCCACCCTGACATGTACTTCTCAACAGTTTTTTTGTCCCTGCCCTGTTTGGAGAACTCTTTGGTTTTCGTGGTGTGATGCCTCTAGCTTAGTGGGGCTGCAGCCTCTGGAGTCATTCAGAAAAGATGTGAATTTACTGACTGAACAGGtagcacacaggtggacttcattgCATTAATTCTGTGACTTTTGAAGCTAACTGTTTAGGGGCCTCATAGAAAAtgatacacacacgcacatgccacacacacacacacacacatatatatatatatatatatatatatatatatattacctaTTTTTATGTTTCCTTGTCATTTAACTTCACCACCCTGGCCTGTTatgtgcagatccatcacattATATtagattaaacatttaaattccaCATTTAAAGGTAACAAAACAGATACAAATCTAAGGTGGTGgggatggggggtgggggtacttttgcaaggtactgtaaATAGAATTTcaataaaccaataaataaatacatgcagCACTGATGGACCAATGTACTGTAGTATGACTCAAGTCAcaccttgtgtttttttattttttattttttttttagcagagtagctcaaaataaaaaaaagaattaagcAATAAAGCAAATCATTCAGCAAATCTTTTTTGCTGAAATGAAAATAACCCACCCACCACCAACCTGGTGGCTGGCTTTACAATGCCAACCTTCATCGGAGCTTTCTCTTTAATTCCCTCTCTCACGCTGTACGTAAAGTCCGTTTGATTgagcaccttttttttctcgctCTGGTGCGCTCAGCACCAGCACCCTCCCTCTCGTGCTCACACATACACTTGTCTGCATGCGGCTGCTTGAACTTCACGGGACGCGCTGCATGGCTGTCACTGCTCCTCTGGCTTCCTGACGATCCTTCAGTCTGAGGTAAGCGCACACGACTTAAAGCGTCTGCAGCATATCGGTCACGAGGAATCCTATGGATTCAAATGGACTCCTAAGTGGCAATAAAAGTGGATCGTTGTGCAGGGTTGCATTTGCCACTGCTGCAGCAGCCCCGTCGGCACTTAATGCAGTTTCCTTCTGTCAAGTGTCTGCCGATGTGTTTTAGCCTTCCGAGGTgtttattcaccagacaatGTCTCATTAATCGCTTGCTAAAGAGTCCAGTTTGGTGCATGTTGGCTAAAAGTTCACATTTCGACTCTAAATGTGCTgcagaaatgtgtttaatggtGATAGTAGGATTGGCATCGTCACTAAGGATGTTACTACAAAAGGAGTGTAATGTAGTAATGTTTTGCCATTTCTGTTTAGATATGCATTCTTTTTACACATTCCATCGGCATCTGGCCGTGGTGTGCTCATATTTGTGAGTGGACAGTTCCTTTGTGCCTTCCCAGCAGCTGTAAAACTGGTTAGAGTGCCCGTCTATTTGGCTGTCACAATGTGGCAGTTTATTGCTCCAAGTCTGGACCCAGACCAAACAGATCTGCTGACTAAAGAGCTCCAATCTCCACAACTTCTGGGGGGGGACTCGATCGGGCTGATCCGTTTTGTCTTCCCAGCATGCAGTCCACTGATGTAGAACAACTTGTAAATTGTGGCCCCGGCATATAGAACGATGCAGGTTAGATATTTTCAAACTTTATTCGACAATTAGGCATCAGAAACACTTCGTGGCTCCTTGACTCAATCAGTTCAACAAAGGCGGACATGTGCAGAGTCACGTCCTCCAGTTTTGGTTTTAATAAAAGAGAGTGTCTTCTTGACCTGAGCCAACAATGATCAGCATCCACCTATCAAATATTCCTCTACTTactgaggatgaagaggacaaatCGGCTCAATATCTGGATATTGAGTAAAGTTTCACCTCAGAGAGCTCCACCTGGCTTCAGGTTCCTAATAGTTTCATGCCTCGGACGGTGAACAGAGTAGTTTGGTAAAACTCTGTGGCATTTAAAGCGGGTCTTTGTGTGTGGTCCTGTCCAGTGTCCCCTTCCTTAGAGTGTGAGGCGGGCGGGTTCCCCAATGGTTACGGATCCAGGGACTCCATCATCAGAGCCGATGCAAAGGAGGAGCGGAAAAGACGAAGAGGGTGTGGGCCGATAAAGAGGACAGATAGGTGAGTTTCCTCCGCTGGTGCGTTACCGACGTGGATCACGCATGTTGTGCAGACGGCCGCACAATGCCATCTGTTCAGGGTGTCATCAGGCACGCCACATGACAGTTTTCACCTTCTTGGTTGTTCCGATCTTCTGCGTGTCAGCAGTACAGTAGAGCCTGAGTTGATTTAATGCCCGGAGCAGCTAATATAGCCGTCTGTCTGTGCAGGCATGTGTGTGCAGTCGGAGTCACTTTCAGACGCTGTGGTCAGTATAAAACCTGTGTGCTTCTGTGGTTGCTGATgtttcagctgcagcagctgggaTCGAGGCCGTGTCAGAGCTGAGGGCGGCACAGAGAGGCAGCGGGCTGAGTTTGGACTGAGTGGCGGTGCGGCCATGCGCTGCTCAACCCTACTCGTGATCTTCACTGGGGTGCTCCTCTACCTGGTGCTTGGAGCTCTGGTGTTCCGCACCCTGGAGGCTCCTTTGGAGGAAGAAGGACACGCGTTGCTGATGAAGGAGACCCTGGCTTTCCTGTTTAACAACTCCTGTGTTGACCTGTACACCCTGAACGACTACGTAAAGGTAAGGCTGGACCCTTAAAAGCAGGAGCTCCTTATTTTGTCGCTTATCTtgaggtgtttttatttttataattcctctactactacaaattctgGGACACAATTGAAATGTGTGTCCAAACTGCATGTTGCTTGTATAAATAGGCTTCTGTCTCAGTCTTGTTTCAGGGTTATTTACAGCATTCTTAAATTTAGGAGGCATTGGATTTTGAGCAGTTTCtgtataaaatgttgttttctttctttaaaaaaaaaggaaaatattttgaatCAGAAATATTCtatcttttaattaaaaaaaaaaatcatgttttttttttaatcatttgggGCACTCAGGCAAGGGAAATACCCATTCAGGTAAAATTATTTTGGAATTATTTGCAGTATTTTACAGGAACACCGTTGAAagtatatatacaaaaaaaccTGCATAAGTGTGCACACCCTAAAACTATTATGTTGTTGGTTTAACCCAAgcagagataaagaaaaaaaaaaacaaagctcatTGTACAAAGGTATCATTTAGGAGGAGGATAGAATCAACAAATAAAAGGAGTTCCAGTCGTCCATTTTCTTCATCCGCTTCTCTGGTTGCAGGGGGGGGGTTGCAGGGGGCCTATCTGATGCCTATTTCTAGcggtcaatgggcgagaggcgggttacaccctggacaggtcgccaggctatcacagggcaacacagagatacacaggacaaacaacaatgcacacatgcacagagagaacatgcagactccacgcagaaagaccccagatCTAACCTGGGGGGCTAAACTCAGCCAATCCACTGTGCAGCTTTAAAGGGAGCGGGAAGTTAGTTAAAGGTTTGAAATGCCCGCGCAAGAAGACCTGGATTTGAAACGAGGACAGTGTGGTCACCTGAAGAGGACTGTAGACGAAATATGTCCTAAAAAtcagatatttttaaataacttaaagtaTAGTGGGTTGACATCGCCGGTTTAAGATGTGGGTTGGTGATGGCCTCCTGCTGAAAAACAATCAAAAGGCAGTTCAACAacctgtttgtttgtgttattgcagattttttttttttttacctgcacgACCAttatggagaaaacaaactccAAACCggaacatttctttttagagCAGGTGCGTCTTGCACTGTGTCAGTGTTTTATGGATCCATAGAGTGACCCCCTCAGTTCTGCGTAGCAGGGTAAGTGCAGCGGGCCTGTGCTGCTTTACTAGATAACAGGTGTGATCTGGCCAGCTATGAGACGTCGGTTTTGCTGCAGTGTGCGTGTATGTGTCGGAAAGTTGATCCACACATAAGCGGAGCATTTACACCGCCGGTTTGGCAATGGGGATGTGATCCAAAGATGCCTGTCCTCGTTTCAGAAGGAACCTCGTAAATGACTGTTTTAGCTCACCATGTTATCTATAGATGCGATGGATGACATTTACAAAAAAGGTTAAAGGACAGGAGAGAAGTGAAGAGTTTGTTTGTAGCGTATTTTAGAGAGACagacaaaatatgaaattagGCATTAAAATCTGCCAATGTCTAGAGTGAGTTATCGCACAACCAATCATAGTGAGACAGCTCCTGGTTCAGGTGTGAACCCAGTAGAACTTATTACTCATATTTTAAGTTACTTCTACAATAAGACATGGCCCACATTAGTTTAATTTCAGCTGACCGGATTTTTCCCACATATCTGCTCTGTCACTACGCTGCTATGTTCAGAATAAAGGCTGTGGAGTCTTTGGGGCATCTGAAGAGGCTCTGTGGCTTCAGCAGACTCACAAGTTGTCCTAGGTCACAACAAGCTGAGACGAGTGAAGCAAGAGCAGACTAAGTACATGACATTAGTAAGGTTCCACATAAAGTGGCTGGAGGGGAAGATGGAATAGGCCATACGGGCATCTTGCTCAAGCCtcttcaaaaaacaaagacaagccGATCTCTCCGCTGCCTCTGCCTGATTAGAAATCACAAATTAAGCTGGTAATATTCACGCTCATGCgagcttttaaaaatgaagcCGGCACTGAAAAACCACAAGAGAGGTGTGAAGTGGACATCACCAGGTTCGATGTTGAGTATGAGTCAATTGAGTGTTGGACATGACAGATCCCATTCTAAAGGTTTGATgattcctgtctgttcctgcctgaaAAACTGTTGTTTGCAGTACCATGACGTCACTCCCTGCTCCCCGTGCTGCACCGGCAATCAAGATCTGAGCGCTAACACCTGCGACAGATCCAATTACTGGGAGTTGTTGCACGTGGAAGGAGCACAATATATTTCTGGTTCTCCCAGTGGGTAACCGCCAGATTAATGAAAGCCATTAGTAGACCATCCAGCGTTCCTGTTTTCTCCTGCCTGCCTTGCCTTGATCTGGTTCCCCCGTTGGCTTCTGCATTTCTGGACATCAACCTCCTGCCTTGTCTCTCAACCAAATCTGCCTGTCTCTAACACTGTCTGGATTCTTCTGTCTCTGGTTAACGACCCAAACCTGGACCACTGATCCGTTTCTGGACCGcttggaaacctctgcctgGTGTGTGTGCCTCCTGTTACTGATTCTCTTGCCTGGGTCCCAGATCCCCCTCTTGCCTAGCCGTTCTCGAGACTTCTGCTCTGTGGGCTGTCTCCCTGTGCATGACCCCCGAACTGACTACAGCGTACCTGCTAGCCTTTGCCCTTTCTTGCCACATTGTGATTCGGATCAGTAAGTCAGTGATCCAAATCATCCAGGCAGAGTCGCTGGGATCAGTCATCAGAGCCAGTGCAACCTCCTGGcatctgagaaggttagtggctttcatTCAGTGCATTGTCACCATCACTCAGTTGTTCTCAGCCACCAAACCCGCTCTGTTTCCCTTAGTGATTCCAGTACGAGCTTTGATCAGTTCCTGTTCCAGCAACACcagtttattattaataaactccTTTAAATGCTAATGTCCTGTGTCGGCTGAATTACTGGGTCTCCAGATTCAGTTCAGGCATAACAAAAAGGGAAACACATCAGCGTATGACACTTCTTGGAGGTGTATAACAACTTCAACACAACCTGTCCTGTGCGTGTAAATGGCAAGTGTTTATGATGCACCAAACCACAGTGGTCTATCACTTGGGTTCTGCCTCAAATGATCGAGCCATTACTGCTTACTTGGCAGCATGGAGGCATAACAGCAGTGGGTTGACTTCAAGCCCCCCTCTGGCCCCCaaggcaaacacacagacagggcCAGGAGGTGTCTAAATAGCGGCTGGAAATGTTTTGTGATAGAGGGTTCATGGGGAGCACATACCAGGAGCCCTGCGGTGTGTCGTGTGGATTTGCACCTTTAACACACATAAAATGTGTCTTGCTGAAGTGTGCCAAGACCAAACAGGTCACTGGAGTTCAGCTTCGAGCAATTTTATCATCACTGAGGATTCTGAATTGAACAGGTCTGAAAAGTTTTGCTGAGGTACAAGCCTCACACTgtaaaaaaggaactaaaagtaaaagtttcttgaaatgtttgtccttgatttgagcaggtaaataattaagttaattaagatgatctgccaatggaataagtaattttacccctgaaataagataattagatatattcacttgaaataagatggagatgagttgttcctattttaagtgcaaacatctcattccattggcagataatcttatttatctgctcaaaacaaggccacggcaaggcaaatttatttgtatagcagatttcagtacaaagacaaagcaaagtgctttacatgattaaaatatagggaaataaaacaaaataaaagcaagttggaattaaatgtagaaacaaaataaaacatgggaaaatagaaattaatagcaaatattaaaaacagttggaacagttgaaggcaatcctaaacaaatgtgtttttaatcttgatttaaaagaactcaggctttcagcacttttacagttttcttgaagtttgttccagataagtggagcataggaactaaatgctgcttctccgtgtttagttctggttctaggtatgcagagtaggctggagccagaagaccttagtggtctggggggtttatacactgataacaagtctgtgatgtatttaggtgctaagccattcagggatttatagagtaacagaagtattttaaagtctattctctgagatacagggagccagtgtaaggactttagaactagggtgatgttctctactttcttataggccgtgggccagaatctgttggatgacttttcgtatgaactgtcagggggcaactttcttcaaccgggataagttgctacacatagtagtaatctcaaaacaccaatgttcccacattttcacttgcatattaataagttaaagccaataaaaaatctaaactgttgcgctccggtccaagaggtcaaaAGAAATAGCCCTAGTCNNNNNNNNNNNNNNNNNNNNNNNNNNNNNNNNNNNNNNNNNNNNNNNNNNNNNNNNNNNNNNNNNNNNNNNNNNNNNNNNNNNNNNNNNNNNNNNNNNNNNNNNNNNNNNNNNNNNNNNNNNNNNNNNNNNNNNNNNNNNNNNNNNNNNNNNNNNNNNNNNNNNNNNNNNNNNNNNNNNNNNNNNNNNNNNNNNNNNNNNNNNNNNNNNNNNNNNNNNNNNNNNNNNNNNNNNNNNNNNNNNNNNNNNNNNNNNNNNNNNNNNNNNNNNNNNNNNNNNNNNNNNNNNNNNNNNNNNNNNNNNNNNNNNNNNNNNNNNNNNNNNNNNNNNNNNNNNNNNNNNNNNNNNNNNNNNNNNNNNNNNNNNNNNNNNNNNNNNNNNNNNNNNNNNNNNNNNNNNNNNNNNNNNNNNNNNNNNNNNNNNNNNNNNNNNNNNNNNNNNNNNNNNNNNNNNNNNNNNNNNNNNNNNNNNNNNNNNNNNNNNNNNNNNNNNNNNNNNAGTACTACCACCTTACAAGACTTTGAATATACTGTTGACAGACGAGTTTACAGAGCAGTTACTTTCTGTGCACATGCTGCCTATGCACCTTTAGTTGAGACAAAAGACACAATGCTCATGCCTTATAAGCCTCTGTGTGGTTTGCTGTATAACTTTTCTCTTTGCATGATGTGAGCGTGTATGCAGCTGTCAAAGCAGATGAAAAGCTTTAGACGCCATAGGTTCTACAACTTTGTGAGGCGTCACTGCTCTCTACTGGTCCAAAAAGGTATTGCACCTTTTGTCACTGTGtcaaaaggaaacttttttttccttttttttttttttactaatccAGGAACTGCAACCGAATTTGTATGCTCAGAGAATTGCAACAGCAGCGATACGCTCGATTCAGAGAAACTTTGCTCTTACCTGAGACGATTATCCTCGAACCCTGCCAATAATCCAACAGGTTTACTTTTTGGTACTTGACTGGTGTGTAAAAACAACATACCCATCTCATTTGCGTTTTTGATGGTCAAATGCATCATTGCTACTACTCTGtatgaaattattaaagaacttttaaaaaagaagtcAGTGTTGTGCATCCTGCTCTCTTTCTCTAGCTTCCAACCTTTAGAAACAGGCCACACCAAGAACGTCTATGCATTGATAAATGGCATCATGCAACCAAGGAACCCGGCAGAcagataaagttgtggagacgtttaaagGAGAGGTAGTTAAAAAATAATCCCCAGTTCATTCCCTCGTCCTAAAATGTAAAAGGTTTGGCAGAACCACAAACCTACTAAGACATGAACGTTCATTTAAAGAGGCCAGGGCTGTTGACACTATCAGAGGAGGCTAATGACTTGAGGCTGGGTTGgcagttcaccttccagcaagacaaAGTCCCTAAACATAGAGCCAGAGCGACAgtaaaatggtttagatcaacatttagacctaaatccaattgagaagaCCTGAAAATGATTGTTTCCCTCCACCGCTAAAACCAGTCTTACGAGCAAACTGAGGCAACCCTGAGTCAGTTGTTGCCACTGTAAGCCACATTTTAGCTGAGCTGGGGTTAAGGAAAATGTTCCCATTCTTCTTCATAATAGATAGCAAGTCCTGCAAAACAAACTAAAGTTGCTGGCTGagatattttgcaaagaacagTGGGGAACAATTTAGTGTCTAGATGAGCAAAGCGGGTAGAGACCTACCCTAAAAGACTCCATTTGCCTTCCACTTAAAAAACATATGATACTTTGTCgttgtctatcacataaattCCCATAAAATGACACT belongs to Fundulus heteroclitus isolate FHET01 chromosome 11, MU-UCD_Fhet_4.1, whole genome shotgun sequence and includes:
- the LOC105932183 gene encoding uncharacterized protein LOC105932183, yielding MSPSLECEAGGFPNGYGSRDSIIRADAKEERKRRRGCGPIKRTDSCSSWDRGRVRAEGGTERQRAEFGLSGGAAMRCSTLLVIFTGVLLYLVLGALVFRTLEAPLEEEGHALLMKETLAFLFNNSCVDLYTLNDYVKVRLDP